A section of the Saccharopolyspora gregorii genome encodes:
- a CDS encoding alpha-amylase, which translates to MPLPAYALAVALAATSVVPAAGAMTAPAAPEPAAAPEPAAAPEPAAAPVAGPIVQMFQWPWDSIAQECRSTLGPKGFGAVQVSPPQEHVRLDGEDHPWYQDYQPVSYQLESRRGNREQFAAMVSACNDAGVQIYADAVVNHMAASDAIGSAGTTHEKYVYPGLYSDADFHDCRRDIANYDDKDEVRNCELVGLSDLATESDYVRSAEQAYLNDLISLGVSGFRVDGVKHMPPEDVGAIFGGLDEVPGTGARPYVFQEVIADQATSAGEYAGNGDVTEFAYHHEVSEAFKNGSLAGLEDVADHMTLPSEQAVVFIDNHDTQRSEPTLTYKDGTAYDLANAFMLAFPYGTPQLISGFAFDDPDAGPPADSEGRTSPASCSDQAWVCEHARPIIAGMAGFHREVQGAELTNWWDDGSGRVAFGRGDAGFVVLNREDAAIEQQSFQTSLPAGTYCDVMSGSLQDGSCTGGTADVNEDGWLTTSVPANSGVALHAGAKLS; encoded by the coding sequence ATGCCTCTACCCGCATACGCCCTAGCGGTGGCGCTCGCCGCCACGTCCGTCGTGCCCGCGGCCGGGGCCATGACAGCTCCCGCCGCCCCCGAACCGGCCGCCGCCCCCGAACCGGCCGCCGCCCCCGAACCGGCCGCGGCACCCGTGGCCGGGCCGATCGTGCAGATGTTTCAGTGGCCCTGGGACTCCATCGCGCAGGAGTGCCGCAGCACCCTCGGACCGAAGGGCTTCGGCGCCGTCCAGGTGTCCCCGCCGCAGGAGCACGTGCGCCTCGACGGCGAGGACCACCCCTGGTACCAGGACTACCAGCCGGTGAGCTACCAGCTGGAGAGCAGGCGCGGGAACCGCGAGCAGTTCGCGGCCATGGTCTCCGCCTGCAACGACGCCGGGGTGCAGATCTACGCCGACGCGGTGGTCAACCACATGGCCGCCAGCGACGCGATCGGCAGCGCGGGCACCACGCACGAGAAGTACGTGTACCCGGGCCTGTACAGCGACGCCGACTTCCACGACTGCCGCCGCGACATCGCGAACTACGACGACAAGGACGAGGTCCGCAACTGCGAGCTCGTCGGGCTCTCCGACCTCGCGACCGAGTCGGACTACGTGCGCTCCGCCGAGCAGGCCTACCTGAACGACCTGATCAGCCTCGGCGTCTCCGGTTTCCGCGTCGACGGCGTCAAGCACATGCCGCCGGAGGACGTCGGCGCGATCTTCGGCGGGCTGGACGAGGTGCCCGGCACCGGTGCGCGGCCGTACGTGTTCCAGGAGGTCATCGCCGACCAGGCCACCTCGGCCGGGGAGTACGCCGGCAACGGAGACGTCACCGAGTTCGCCTACCACCACGAGGTCAGCGAGGCCTTCAAGAACGGTTCGCTCGCCGGTCTCGAGGACGTGGCCGACCACATGACGCTGCCCAGCGAGCAGGCCGTGGTGTTCATCGACAACCACGACACCCAGCGCAGCGAGCCGACGCTCACCTACAAGGACGGCACCGCCTACGACCTGGCGAACGCGTTCATGCTCGCCTTCCCGTACGGCACCCCGCAGCTGATCTCCGGGTTCGCCTTCGACGACCCGGACGCCGGCCCGCCCGCCGACTCCGAGGGCCGCACCAGCCCGGCGAGCTGCTCCGACCAGGCGTGGGTGTGCGAGCACGCGCGGCCGATCATCGCCGGCATGGCCGGGTTCCACCGCGAGGTGCAGGGCGCGGAGCTGACGAACTGGTGGGACGACGGGTCCGGCCGGGTCGCGTTCGGCCGCGGTGACGCCGGGTTCGTGGTGCTCAACCGCGAGGACGCGGCGATCGAGCAGCAGTCGTTCCAGACGTCGCTGCCCGCCGGGACCTACTGCGACGTGATGTCCGGTTCGCTGCAGGACGGGTCCTGCACCGGCGGCACCGCGGACGTCAACGAGGACGGCTGGCTGACGACCTCGGTGCCCGCGAACTCCGGTGTCGCGCTGCACGCCGGGGCCAAGCTGAGCTGA
- a CDS encoding DUF3043 domain-containing protein has product MRFLRRSSAEQTATDDASTESAQVAPEPARDRTPGKGRPTPKRREAETRRRGPVAPPPKTQREAMKRARGNKEERRKAARERRERMMAGDDRYLMPRDRGPVRAYVRDIVDTRRHMMGMFMPLVLVVFVTTLVQNVLVQQYATLVCLVLLLTMLFEGTLLGRAVNKRVRAKFPDATERPLSLGWYAFTRAMQLRRLRVPRPRLTPKDFHKIG; this is encoded by the coding sequence GTGAGGTTCCTTCGCCGCAGCAGCGCTGAGCAGACCGCGACCGACGACGCTTCCACCGAGAGCGCCCAGGTCGCGCCGGAACCCGCCCGCGACCGCACTCCCGGCAAGGGCCGTCCCACGCCGAAGCGGCGCGAGGCCGAGACCCGCCGCCGCGGCCCGGTCGCGCCGCCGCCGAAGACGCAGCGCGAGGCGATGAAGCGCGCCCGCGGCAACAAGGAGGAGCGCCGCAAGGCCGCGCGGGAACGCCGCGAGCGCATGATGGCCGGCGACGACCGCTACCTGATGCCGCGCGACCGCGGGCCGGTGCGCGCGTACGTGCGCGACATCGTCGACACCCGCAGGCACATGATGGGCATGTTCATGCCGCTGGTGCTGGTCGTGTTCGTGACCACGCTCGTGCAGAACGTGCTCGTGCAGCAGTACGCCACCCTGGTGTGCCTGGTGCTGCTGCTGACGATGCTGTTCGAGGGCACGCTGCTGGGCCGCGCCGTGAACAAGCGGGTGCGGGCGAAGTTCCCGGATGCCACCGAGCGGCCGCTGTCGCTGGGCTGGTACGCGTTCACCCGGGCCATGCAGCTGCGCAGGCTGCGCGTGCCGCGGCCGCGGCTCACCCCGAAGGACTTCCACAAGATCGGCTGA
- a CDS encoding HesB/IscA family protein produces MTAQTTTESEAPSHGVTLTDSAAQKAKALLEQEGRDDMHLRIAVQPGGCAGLRYQLFFDERSLDGDARRGFEGLDVVVDRMSAPYVEGAVIDFVDTIEKQGFTIDNPNAGGSCACGDSFH; encoded by the coding sequence ATGACCGCCCAGACGACGACTGAGAGCGAGGCGCCCTCGCACGGTGTCACCCTGACCGACTCCGCGGCGCAGAAGGCGAAGGCGCTGCTGGAGCAGGAGGGCCGCGATGACATGCACCTGCGCATCGCCGTCCAGCCCGGTGGCTGCGCCGGCCTGCGCTACCAGCTGTTCTTCGACGAGCGCTCGCTGGACGGCGACGCCCGGCGCGGCTTCGAGGGCCTCGACGTGGTCGTCGACCGGATGAGCGCCCCGTACGTGGAGGGCGCGGTGATCGACTTCGTGGACACCATCGAGAAGCAGGGCTTCACGATCGACAACCCGAACGCGGGCGGCTCCTGCGCCTGCGGCGACTCGTTCCACTGA
- a CDS encoding RNA-binding S4 domain-containing protein — MRDVEIREGTIRLGQLLKLAGLAEHGADAKALLEEGEVLVNDEVETRRGRQLAPGDLVALGDEEVRVVVAP; from the coding sequence ATGCGCGATGTGGAGATCCGGGAAGGCACCATCCGGCTGGGCCAGCTGCTGAAGCTGGCGGGCCTCGCCGAGCACGGCGCCGACGCGAAGGCCCTGCTGGAAGAGGGCGAGGTGCTGGTCAACGACGAGGTCGAGACCCGGCGCGGCCGCCAGCTCGCCCCGGGAGACCTGGTCGCCCTCGGCGACGAGGAGGTGCGGGTCGTCGTGGCCCCCTGA